The Nesterenkonia xinjiangensis genome contains a region encoding:
- the ybeY gene encoding rRNA maturation RNase YbeY produces the protein MTSEDTAPAGFTQPVGVVVDDDSGSSAVPADIEETLGRLTGFLYARMHLDSAVELTVTLVDDARMEQLHLEWMDLPGPTDVLSLPMDELRPGTASAAVTEGMLGDVVISPEVARRQAAAAGHDVSDELALLTVHGVLHLLGHDHVEAEERRTMFELQASLLEGFLGRAAPTPTVDDS, from the coding sequence ATGACCAGCGAGGACACCGCGCCGGCAGGCTTCACCCAGCCGGTCGGCGTCGTCGTCGACGACGATTCTGGATCCTCGGCGGTGCCCGCCGACATCGAGGAGACCCTGGGACGGCTGACCGGGTTCCTCTACGCCCGGATGCATCTGGATTCTGCGGTGGAGCTCACCGTGACCCTCGTCGACGACGCCCGGATGGAGCAGCTCCACCTCGAGTGGATGGACCTGCCGGGCCCCACAGACGTGCTGAGCCTCCCGATGGACGAGCTGCGCCCGGGGACCGCCTCGGCGGCGGTGACCGAGGGGATGCTCGGGGACGTCGTCATCTCGCCCGAGGTCGCCCGCCGCCAGGCCGCGGCCGCCGGGCATGACGTCAGCGACGAGCTCGCGCTGCTGACCGTCCATGGAGTGCTCCACCTGCTGGGCCACGACCACGTCGAGGCCGAGGAGCGTCGCACGATGTTCGAGCTGCAGGCCAGCCTGCTCGAGGGCTTCCTGGGCCGCGCGGCCCCGACCCCCACCGTCGACGACTCATGA
- a CDS encoding hemolysin family protein, translating into MITGLLIVAALLCAAVAAVLSTAEAGLIRLSRREAEDIAERQGSGAVQMLLQEPVPHTVALQLWRWLFATAAVVQITVGVQLAVDDVALAALTAGAVLVVGGVGLATVSPRRLGRAHHLMVSAATARLVRGLRLVLGPIPVMLAGIGARIAPGPGEAYQGFFDDEEFREFVARASETDILEDTEAELIQSVFDLSATRVRSVMVPRTDMVTVDTGASLPEVMTLFLRSGYSRVPVVRGSADDITGMVYLKDVAYLEHQLRTGEAAAEYRGRAAEAITVDEVQRDVRYVPESKSVSEFLSELQRESTHVAVVVDEYGGTAGLVTLEDLIEEIVGEIVDEYDVEAVEVEDLPDGRRRLSARMAVDDFADLYDLDLDDEEEVDTLGGLLAKTLGRVPIAGSEVEIEGVVLRADRLEGRRNRVSHVLAWEVEGRRGARAGLGTDDAPEALAEQTADGGEAEDLEATAESAHARQGQ; encoded by the coding sequence ATGATCACCGGGCTGCTGATCGTCGCGGCGCTGCTCTGCGCCGCCGTGGCCGCTGTGCTCTCCACCGCCGAGGCCGGGCTGATACGGCTCTCCCGCCGGGAGGCCGAGGACATCGCCGAGCGGCAGGGCTCCGGTGCCGTGCAGATGCTTCTGCAGGAGCCGGTGCCCCACACGGTGGCCCTGCAGCTGTGGCGGTGGCTCTTCGCCACGGCCGCAGTCGTGCAGATCACCGTCGGGGTGCAGCTGGCCGTGGACGATGTCGCGCTGGCCGCCTTGACCGCCGGCGCGGTGCTGGTGGTGGGCGGGGTCGGGCTGGCCACGGTGTCGCCGCGGCGGCTGGGCCGTGCCCACCACCTGATGGTCTCCGCGGCTACGGCCCGCCTGGTGCGCGGCCTGCGGCTGGTGCTGGGGCCGATCCCGGTCATGCTGGCCGGCATCGGCGCCCGCATCGCCCCGGGCCCCGGCGAGGCCTACCAGGGCTTCTTCGACGACGAGGAGTTCCGCGAGTTCGTGGCCCGAGCGTCGGAGACCGACATCCTGGAGGACACCGAGGCCGAGCTGATCCAGTCGGTCTTCGACCTCTCCGCCACGCGCGTGCGGTCCGTCATGGTCCCCCGCACCGACATGGTCACCGTGGACACCGGGGCGAGCCTGCCGGAGGTCATGACGCTGTTCCTGCGCTCCGGCTACTCCCGCGTGCCGGTGGTGCGTGGTTCGGCCGATGACATCACCGGGATGGTGTACCTCAAGGACGTGGCCTATCTCGAGCATCAGCTGCGCACCGGTGAGGCCGCTGCGGAGTATCGCGGGCGGGCCGCCGAGGCGATCACCGTCGACGAGGTGCAGCGGGACGTCCGCTACGTCCCCGAGTCCAAGTCGGTCTCGGAGTTCCTCTCCGAGCTGCAGCGGGAGTCCACCCACGTCGCCGTCGTCGTCGACGAGTACGGGGGCACCGCCGGCCTGGTGACCCTCGAGGACCTCATCGAGGAGATCGTCGGTGAGATCGTCGACGAGTACGATGTCGAGGCGGTCGAGGTGGAGGACCTCCCGGACGGGCGCCGACGGCTCTCGGCACGGATGGCGGTGGACGACTTCGCCGATCTCTACGACCTCGACCTCGATGACGAGGAGGAGGTCGACACCCTGGGCGGCCTGCTGGCCAAGACTCTGGGTCGAGTGCCGATCGCCGGCTCCGAGGTGGAGATCGAGGGGGTCGTGCTGCGGGCCGACCGGCTCGAGGGCCGCAGGAACCGCGTCAGCCACGTGCTGGCCTGGGAGGTGGAGGGCCGACGCGGCGCCCGGGCGGGCCTCGGAACGGACGACGCCCCGGAGGCTCTCGCCGAGCAGACCGCGGACGGCGGGGAGGCCGAGGACCTCGAGGCCACCGCGGAGAGCGCCCACGCACGGCAGGGACAGTAG
- the hrcA gene encoding heat-inducible transcriptional repressor HrcA: MSDTRRLQVLRAIVEDYVQTQEPVGSRALVERHNLEVSPATIRNDMAFLEAEGLIAAPHTSAGRIPTDQGYRIFVDRISEVRPLSRAERRAMDTLLEAADDHDEMLEQTVRLLAMLTNQVAVLQHPQQSTARIRHIEVLSMGTHKVLVVVILSSGRVEQRMATMAAPLDDESLQRIGQRLVEELHNRSVSALPLPMDQLVGTVEPSLQPAMAIVAHTVETVLEAGRVDRIIMAGTANLARSDRDLGPSIGPILEALEEQVVLLRLLTEMEQDRRGLSVRIGHETSHDSLAETSVVAAEYAIGDGGAAAKLGVVGPTRMDYGSTMSAVRAMARYLSRILSEG, encoded by the coding sequence ATGTCGGACACCCGTCGTCTGCAGGTGCTGCGTGCGATCGTCGAGGACTACGTGCAGACCCAGGAGCCGGTGGGTTCGCGGGCGCTGGTGGAGCGCCACAACCTGGAGGTCTCTCCGGCGACCATCCGCAATGACATGGCCTTTCTCGAGGCCGAAGGGCTGATCGCTGCGCCGCACACCTCGGCAGGCCGCATCCCGACCGATCAGGGCTATCGCATCTTCGTGGACCGGATCTCCGAGGTGAGGCCGCTCTCCCGCGCGGAACGCCGTGCCATGGACACGCTGCTCGAGGCTGCGGACGACCATGACGAGATGCTCGAGCAGACCGTCCGGCTGCTCGCCATGCTGACCAACCAGGTCGCCGTGCTGCAGCACCCCCAGCAGTCCACCGCCAGGATCCGGCACATCGAGGTGCTCTCCATGGGCACGCACAAGGTGCTGGTGGTGGTGATCCTCTCCTCCGGCCGGGTGGAGCAGCGCATGGCCACCATGGCCGCTCCGCTGGACGACGAGTCCCTGCAGCGCATCGGCCAGCGGCTGGTCGAGGAGCTCCACAACCGCTCGGTCTCGGCCCTCCCGCTGCCCATGGACCAGCTCGTCGGCACCGTCGAACCGTCGCTGCAGCCCGCCATGGCGATCGTGGCCCACACGGTGGAGACGGTGCTGGAGGCGGGGCGCGTGGATCGCATCATCATGGCCGGCACTGCTAACCTCGCCAGGTCCGATCGCGATCTGGGTCCCTCCATAGGCCCCATCCTCGAGGCTCTCGAGGAGCAGGTGGTGCTGCTGCGCCTGCTCACCGAGATGGAGCAGGACCGCCGCGGACTCTCGGTCCGCATCGGTCACGAGACCAGCCACGATTCGCTCGCCGAGACCTCCGTGGTGGCGGCGGAGTACGCGATCGGCGACGGCGGCGCAGCCGCCAAGCTCGGGGTCGTGGGCCCCACACGCATGGACTACGGCTCCACCATGTCAGCGGTGCGAGCCATGGCACGGTACCTGTCCCGGATCCTCTCTGAAGGGTGA
- a CDS encoding DUF4870 domain-containing protein has protein sequence MPQSEPPHSRQPHSDGPHRSGHRRPATSGPPDSSHSDRVEGSSDAALPLTPSEDRRWATLSHFGGLMGCVPSLIIYLVFRDRGPFTAQESKEALNFTLPVTVVLLVCYVLALIPAVGWIFGLVAVFLWMVMTISGLVAGIECNKGRPYRYRMNLRLIH, from the coding sequence GTGCCACAGTCCGAGCCTCCACACTCGCGGCAGCCACATTCGGATGGTCCCCACCGGTCCGGGCACCGACGCCCCGCGACCTCAGGTCCCCCGGACTCCAGCCACTCCGACCGCGTCGAGGGGTCCTCTGACGCGGCGCTGCCGCTGACCCCGTCCGAGGACCGCCGCTGGGCGACGCTGTCCCACTTCGGCGGACTCATGGGCTGTGTCCCGTCGCTGATCATCTACCTGGTCTTCCGAGACCGCGGCCCGTTCACCGCCCAGGAGTCCAAGGAGGCGCTGAACTTCACCCTCCCGGTGACCGTGGTGCTGCTGGTCTGCTATGTCCTCGCGCTGATCCCCGCCGTGGGATGGATCTTCGGCCTGGTCGCCGTCTTCCTCTGGATGGTCATGACGATCTCCGGCCTGGTCGCCGGGATCGAGTGCAACAAGGGCCGTCCCTACCGGTACCGGATGAACCTGCGCCTCATCCACTGA
- a CDS encoding 16S rRNA (uracil(1498)-N(3))-methyltransferase, which yields MTAPLFHLEPGRLDGVEVGGQVVLDGAEGHHAATVMRLSSGEEIQLSDTRRLRVTGEVIEAARGELTVVVSDVRREPLERPRLVLVQALAKDRRDLQAVESATELGIEAVVPWEAERSVARWKAGREAKKHAEWVSIVRTAAKQTRRTAVPEVEQLHTTAQYCRRIVEQAGVAVVVLHETEERSLDGALRELNAVDAEELHLVVGPEGGITPGEIERLVSSGARVARLGRTVLRSSTAGPAALAGVQVLLGRWSGPGSPEAGASGPVRRQ from the coding sequence GTGACGGCTCCGCTGTTCCATCTCGAGCCGGGGCGGCTCGACGGGGTCGAGGTCGGTGGTCAGGTCGTGCTCGACGGCGCCGAGGGGCACCATGCCGCCACGGTGATGCGGCTGAGCTCCGGGGAGGAGATCCAACTCTCCGACACCCGGCGGCTGCGTGTGACCGGCGAAGTGATCGAGGCCGCGCGGGGTGAGCTGACGGTGGTGGTCTCTGACGTCCGCCGAGAGCCGCTCGAGCGGCCCCGTCTGGTGCTGGTCCAGGCGCTGGCTAAAGACCGTCGTGACCTGCAGGCGGTCGAATCGGCCACCGAGCTCGGGATCGAGGCCGTCGTGCCCTGGGAGGCCGAGCGGTCCGTGGCCCGCTGGAAGGCCGGCAGGGAGGCGAAGAAGCACGCCGAATGGGTGTCCATCGTGCGCACCGCGGCCAAGCAGACTCGCCGGACCGCCGTGCCGGAGGTCGAGCAGCTGCACACGACCGCTCAGTACTGCCGACGGATCGTCGAGCAGGCTGGGGTCGCCGTCGTCGTGCTCCATGAGACCGAGGAGCGCTCCCTGGACGGCGCACTCCGGGAGCTGAACGCCGTCGATGCCGAGGAGCTCCATCTGGTGGTGGGGCCGGAGGGCGGAATCACGCCCGGTGAGATCGAGCGGCTGGTCAGCTCCGGAGCCCGCGTGGCTCGGCTCGGTCGCACCGTGCTGCGCTCCTCCACCGCCGGACCGGCGGCACTGGCCGGCGTGCAGGTCCTGCTGGGGCGATGGAGCGGACCGGGGAGCCCGGAGGCGGGTGCCTCGGGTCCTGTGCGACGGCAGTAG
- a CDS encoding DUF3097 family protein produces the protein MASRRRAQHRRVPQVPADPGTVLEETESGWVGAVVGVEASGGIHLVRLEDRHGRSRAFPLGHGFLHEGAPVEVIAPAPRPTAAQAPRRTASGSLAVDGARARVARASRIWVEGTHDAELVEKVWGEDLRLEGIVVEPLHGADDLVGALQGFGPAPERRVGVLLDHLVPGSKESRIAAEAMAMRGAAGNVMVLGHPYVDVWQAVKPRLLGLERWPDIPRHIDIKVGTLQALGWPHRDRRDIATGWKRILGTVSSYADLEPSLLGRVEELIDFVTV, from the coding sequence ATGGCCTCCCGCCGTCGCGCGCAGCATCGCAGGGTCCCGCAGGTGCCTGCCGACCCCGGCACGGTGCTCGAGGAGACCGAGTCCGGCTGGGTGGGGGCCGTCGTGGGGGTGGAGGCCTCCGGGGGCATCCACCTGGTCCGACTCGAGGATCGCCATGGACGCAGCCGCGCTTTCCCGCTGGGCCACGGGTTCCTCCACGAAGGCGCCCCCGTGGAGGTCATCGCCCCCGCTCCGCGACCGACAGCCGCGCAGGCTCCGCGCCGCACCGCCTCGGGCTCGCTCGCGGTGGACGGCGCCCGCGCCCGCGTGGCTCGCGCCTCGCGCATCTGGGTGGAAGGCACCCACGACGCCGAACTCGTCGAGAAGGTCTGGGGCGAGGACCTCCGCCTCGAGGGGATCGTCGTGGAGCCCCTGCACGGTGCCGACGATCTCGTCGGTGCTCTCCAGGGGTTCGGCCCCGCCCCGGAGCGGCGGGTCGGCGTGCTCCTGGACCACCTCGTGCCCGGATCCAAGGAGAGCCGCATCGCGGCAGAGGCCATGGCCATGCGGGGGGCCGCCGGCAACGTCATGGTCCTGGGCCACCCCTATGTGGATGTGTGGCAGGCGGTGAAGCCCCGGCTGCTCGGACTGGAGCGCTGGCCGGACATCCCCCGGCACATCGACATCAAGGTCGGCACCCTCCAGGCGCTGGGCTGGCCGCACCGGGACCGCCGAGACATCGCCACAGGGTGGAAGCGGATCCTCGGCACGGTCAGCAGCTACGCGGACCTGGAGCCGTCGCTGCTCGGACGGGTGGAGGAGCTCATCGACTTCGTCACCGTCTGA
- the hemW gene encoding radical SAM family heme chaperone HemW — protein sequence MPATLPLGEPVPADGALPEQVLAALPGRASRPLGLYVHIPFCSVRCGYCDFNTYTAEDLGPGASRESYPDTLIRELELAADVLKRSGAPARPLTTVFFGGGTPTLLPATELSRILVRARELFGLAPDAEVTTEANPDTLDPAAAEVLADGGFTRVSLGMQSAVPTVLRTLDRTHDPANVSRAVDAARQVGLQVSLDLIYGTPGESLAEWRTSLETAVALEPEHISAYSLIVEEGTAMAAKVRRGELPDIDPDDHADKYLLTDELLGAAGLRWYEVSNFSRDEATRSQHNLNYWLDSDWWGAGPGAHSHVAGLRWWNVKHPAAYAQRLAQGLAPGHGREVLDDDARALEHLMLRLRIAEGLDVAAHEALPGAVPLEDAMLRGLVTDGLAADSPLRPSSANPRGRVVLTLKGRLLADAVTRRLSG from the coding sequence GTGCCCGCCACGCTGCCGCTGGGAGAACCCGTCCCGGCCGACGGCGCGCTGCCCGAGCAGGTGCTCGCTGCGCTGCCGGGCCGGGCCTCCAGACCTCTGGGGCTCTACGTCCACATCCCGTTCTGCTCCGTGCGCTGCGGGTACTGCGACTTCAACACCTACACCGCTGAGGATCTCGGCCCCGGGGCGTCACGCGAGTCCTACCCGGACACACTGATCCGCGAGCTGGAGCTGGCCGCGGACGTGCTGAAGCGTTCCGGGGCGCCGGCGCGCCCGCTGACCACCGTCTTCTTCGGCGGCGGCACTCCGACGCTGCTCCCGGCCACGGAGCTCTCGCGCATCCTGGTGCGTGCCCGCGAGCTCTTCGGCCTGGCCCCCGACGCCGAGGTCACGACCGAGGCCAACCCGGACACCCTCGATCCGGCTGCGGCGGAGGTGCTGGCGGATGGCGGATTCACCCGAGTGAGTCTGGGCATGCAGTCCGCCGTCCCGACGGTGCTGCGCACGCTGGACCGCACTCATGACCCGGCCAACGTGTCACGGGCCGTCGACGCCGCCCGGCAGGTGGGGCTGCAGGTTAGTCTGGACCTGATCTACGGCACGCCGGGGGAGAGCCTGGCCGAGTGGCGCACCAGCCTCGAGACGGCCGTGGCGCTCGAACCGGAGCACATCTCCGCCTATTCCCTGATCGTCGAGGAGGGCACCGCGATGGCGGCGAAGGTGCGCCGCGGCGAGCTGCCCGACATCGACCCCGATGACCATGCCGACAAGTACCTGCTCACCGATGAGCTGCTCGGCGCCGCCGGCCTCCGCTGGTACGAGGTCTCCAACTTCTCCCGGGACGAGGCCACCCGTTCCCAGCACAACCTGAACTACTGGCTGGACTCCGACTGGTGGGGCGCGGGCCCCGGCGCGCACTCCCATGTGGCAGGGCTGCGCTGGTGGAACGTCAAGCACCCGGCCGCATACGCCCAGCGACTGGCCCAAGGGCTCGCGCCCGGCCACGGGCGGGAGGTGCTCGACGACGACGCACGGGCCCTGGAGCATCTGATGCTGCGCCTGCGGATCGCCGAGGGTCTGGACGTGGCGGCCCACGAGGCGCTGCCCGGAGCCGTGCCGCTGGAGGACGCGATGCTGCGCGGCCTGGTGACCGACGGGCTCGCCGCGGATTCTCCGCTGCGGCCGAGCTCGGCGAACCCGCGAGGCCGTGTGGTGCTGACGCTCAAGGGCCGCCTGCTGGCTGACGCGGTGACCCGCCGCCTCAGTGGATGA
- a CDS encoding PhoH family protein: MTDTPFTSADSTSGVAAGAAASPVGSIERTVHFADPDSMFRTLGPQDLAVRILQGISPAASIGLRDQLITVAGPEQDVLQIVEILSQLKSLAASGTTVGEELIEQVATMVRANRAGASAKMVTTNILSHRGRTIRPKTANQQTYVDQIDESTVVFGIGPAGTGKTYLAMAKAVQALQAKEVNRIILTRPAVEAGERLGFLPGSLNEKIDPYLRPLYDALHDMIDAESIPRLMESGIIEVAPLAYMRGRTLNDSFIILDEAQNTTAEQMKMFLTRLGFNSKIVVTGDITQVDLPRGTDSGLRTVLEILEGVQDIMISRLGSEDVVRHQLVGRIVDAYESFQQHQEGRRPQGRRRPQGGPGRAADHRQEPRG; encoded by the coding sequence ATGACTGATACTCCTTTCACCTCGGCCGACTCCACCTCCGGCGTGGCGGCCGGTGCCGCCGCCTCCCCGGTGGGAAGCATCGAGCGCACCGTCCACTTCGCGGACCCGGACAGCATGTTCCGCACCCTCGGGCCACAGGACCTGGCCGTCCGCATCCTGCAGGGGATCAGCCCGGCAGCCTCGATCGGGCTGCGCGACCAGCTGATCACCGTGGCGGGCCCCGAGCAGGACGTGCTGCAGATCGTGGAGATCCTCTCGCAGCTGAAGAGCCTGGCGGCTTCCGGCACCACGGTGGGTGAGGAGCTGATCGAGCAGGTGGCCACGATGGTGCGGGCGAATCGTGCCGGGGCCTCCGCGAAGATGGTCACCACCAACATCCTCTCCCATCGGGGCAGGACCATCCGGCCCAAGACAGCCAACCAGCAGACCTATGTGGACCAGATCGACGAGTCGACCGTGGTCTTCGGCATCGGACCCGCCGGCACCGGAAAGACCTATCTCGCCATGGCCAAGGCGGTCCAGGCGCTGCAGGCCAAAGAGGTCAACCGCATCATCCTCACCCGCCCGGCGGTGGAGGCCGGAGAACGGCTGGGGTTCCTGCCCGGGAGCCTCAACGAGAAGATCGACCCCTATCTGCGGCCGCTCTACGACGCGCTGCACGACATGATCGACGCCGAGTCGATCCCGCGGCTGATGGAGTCGGGGATCATCGAGGTCGCTCCGTTGGCCTACATGCGGGGCCGCACGCTCAACGACTCCTTCATCATCCTCGACGAGGCGCAGAACACCACCGCCGAGCAGATGAAGATGTTCCTCACCCGGCTGGGCTTCAACTCCAAGATCGTGGTCACCGGGGACATCACCCAGGTCGATCTGCCTCGCGGCACCGACTCGGGCCTGCGCACGGTCCTGGAGATCCTCGAGGGCGTGCAGGACATCATGATCTCCAGGCTGGGCTCCGAGGATGTCGTCCGCCACCAGCTGGTGGGTCGCATCGTCGACGCCTACGAGTCCTTCCAGCAGCATCAGGAGGGACGGCGGCCGCAGGGCCGGCGCCGCCCCCAGGGCGGGCCAGGGCGTGCCGCCGACCATCGCCAGGAGCCTCGCGGATGA
- the era gene encoding GTPase Era: MSKDAEITFAEHDENFRAGFASFVGRPNAGKSTLTNALVGAKVAITSSKPQTTRHTIRGIVHRSDAQLVLVDTPGLHRPRTLLGQRLNDLVVDTLSEVDVVGFCLPADQKIGPGDRFIAGQLTKLPHKPVVALVTKTDTVPRDSLAEQLMAVDQLGREHLAGEGKQADGFAAIIPVSAVAGEQTDVVADELVSMMPLSPPLYPEGELTDEPEAVMVAELVREAALEDVRDELPHSIAVVVDEMIPREGRPEGRPLLDVHVSIHVERDSQKAIIIGRAGSRLRAIGTAAREGISKLLGTPVYLDLHVKVTKDWQRDAKKLGRLGF; encoded by the coding sequence GTGAGCAAGGACGCAGAGATCACCTTCGCAGAGCACGACGAGAATTTCCGCGCTGGGTTCGCCAGCTTCGTGGGGCGGCCCAATGCGGGGAAGTCCACGCTGACCAACGCACTGGTCGGCGCGAAGGTGGCGATCACCTCCTCGAAGCCGCAGACCACTCGGCACACGATCCGCGGCATCGTGCACCGGTCCGACGCGCAGCTGGTGCTCGTCGACACCCCGGGCCTGCACCGGCCGCGCACTCTGCTCGGGCAGCGGCTCAACGACCTGGTCGTCGACACGCTCTCCGAAGTGGACGTCGTCGGCTTCTGCCTGCCTGCCGACCAGAAGATCGGCCCGGGAGACCGGTTCATCGCGGGGCAGCTCACGAAGCTGCCGCACAAGCCGGTCGTCGCTCTGGTCACCAAGACCGACACCGTGCCGCGGGACTCTCTGGCCGAGCAGCTGATGGCCGTGGACCAGCTCGGCCGTGAGCATCTGGCGGGGGAGGGGAAGCAGGCTGACGGCTTCGCCGCGATCATCCCGGTCTCGGCCGTCGCGGGCGAGCAGACTGATGTGGTGGCGGACGAGCTGGTGTCCATGATGCCGCTGTCCCCGCCGCTGTATCCGGAGGGTGAGCTGACGGATGAGCCGGAGGCCGTGATGGTCGCCGAGCTGGTGCGTGAGGCGGCCCTCGAGGACGTCCGCGACGAGCTGCCGCATTCGATCGCGGTGGTCGTCGACGAGATGATCCCGCGTGAAGGGCGTCCGGAGGGTCGGCCGCTGCTCGACGTGCACGTCAGCATCCATGTGGAGCGTGACTCCCAGAAGGCCATCATCATCGGCCGCGCGGGGTCCCGGCTGCGCGCCATCGGCACGGCGGCCCGCGAGGGGATCTCGAAGCTGCTGGGCACCCCGGTCTACCTGGACCTCCACGTCAAAGTCACCAAGGACTGGCAGCGCGATGCGAAGAAGCTGGGTCGGCTGGGCTTCTGA
- the dnaJ gene encoding molecular chaperone DnaJ encodes MTDYYEALGVSRGASTDDIKKAYRKKARRLHPDVNPSEDAAEQFKLIGRAYEVLSDADKRRNYDATGDENGRSPFGGGGFGGGQGFGGFGDIFETFFGSGASGPASRTRRGQDSLIRIRLDLKDAVFGTTKEVEIETAVTCSVCQGSCTREGTSPTTCPDCQGHGQVQRPMRSILGTVLQTETCARCAGFGSIIEDPCQECDGQGRVRERRTLKVKIPAGVDKGNRIHLAGEGEAGLAGGPQGDLFIEVDVRPHEVFTRRGNDLHATVSIPMTAAALGTTVSLDTFDGVEEIEVKPGTQSGEVLTVRDRGVAHLRGGGRGALKIHLKVETPAKLSDRQRELLRELAVERGEELGESTTEHRGVFAKLREAWDSL; translated from the coding sequence GTGACTGACTACTACGAGGCGCTCGGCGTGAGCCGTGGAGCGTCCACCGACGACATCAAGAAGGCGTACCGGAAGAAGGCGCGCAGGCTGCACCCGGACGTCAACCCGTCGGAGGATGCGGCTGAGCAGTTCAAGCTCATCGGGCGTGCCTATGAGGTGCTCTCCGACGCCGACAAGCGCCGCAACTATGACGCCACCGGCGATGAGAACGGCCGCTCGCCCTTCGGCGGCGGCGGTTTCGGCGGTGGTCAGGGCTTCGGCGGCTTCGGCGACATCTTCGAGACCTTCTTCGGCTCGGGCGCCTCCGGGCCGGCCTCGCGCACCCGCCGCGGCCAGGACTCGCTGATCAGGATCCGCCTGGACCTCAAGGACGCCGTCTTCGGCACGACCAAGGAGGTCGAGATCGAGACCGCGGTGACCTGCTCGGTCTGTCAAGGCTCCTGCACCCGGGAGGGCACCAGCCCCACGACCTGCCCGGACTGCCAGGGGCACGGTCAGGTCCAGCGCCCCATGCGGTCCATCCTCGGCACCGTCCTGCAGACCGAGACCTGCGCCCGCTGCGCCGGGTTCGGCAGCATCATCGAGGACCCCTGCCAGGAGTGTGACGGCCAGGGCCGTGTCCGGGAGCGTCGCACCCTGAAGGTCAAGATTCCCGCCGGGGTGGACAAGGGGAACCGCATCCACCTGGCCGGCGAGGGGGAGGCCGGTCTGGCCGGCGGGCCGCAGGGCGACCTGTTCATCGAGGTCGATGTGCGTCCTCACGAGGTCTTCACCCGCCGCGGAAACGATCTGCACGCCACGGTCTCGATCCCGATGACGGCGGCCGCACTGGGCACCACCGTCAGCCTCGACACCTTCGACGGCGTCGAGGAGATCGAGGTGAAGCCGGGCACCCAGTCCGGTGAGGTCCTCACCGTCCGCGACCGAGGGGTGGCCCACCTCCGCGGCGGGGGACGCGGTGCGCTCAAGATCCATCTCAAGGTCGAGACTCCGGCGAAGCTCAGCGACCGGCAGCGCGAGCTGCTGCGTGAGCTCGCCGTCGAGCGTGGCGAGGAGCTGGGCGAGTCCACCACCGAGCACCGCGGCGTGTTCGCCAAGCTCCGCGAGGCCTGGGACAGTCTGTGA